From Penicillium psychrofluorescens genome assembly, chromosome: 1, one genomic window encodes:
- a CDS encoding uncharacterized protein (ID:PFLUO_000934-T1.cds;~source:funannotate), whose amino-acid sequence MHRINSWAKAHATARVPSNPGSSQRASQIPEKTSCQDGQVNSPTPGAPTAPDESNNPPKPGMGLRMRNGCIRFGKHAKDALFHSWVNVLLLFVPVGIAVKAAGLNSGVVFAMNAVAIIPLAGLLSHATESVASRLGDTIGALINVTFGNAVELIIFIIALVKNEIRIVQASLLGSILANLLLILGMAFLLGGLRFQEQIYNSTVTQMSACLLSLSVCSLLLPTAFHASWSNSNEADTETLKVSRGTSVVLLLMYVLYILFQLKSHSYLYASIPQQIIDEESHPGVLAEFLNSSSDSSSSSSDESVDTTTSWTTAKRIKRAMKYRKHRKSSTSSGQSTQRKTMGDRTVSTENQNSPAGNSVADPKDDNRSFAIDFADDGTYDADDGGRQNSEVRARDFGLALSRIASAKSDEKTKRRERKKRRMERRHTEKQGAKQAQAATVHAEIEPRGMTGSATAPNLTQVQSELDVENVAAGVPKRKSPFGPIPSLLSNTVFSSQSPGNSPHIGNNTTRPSLARSNSLPAHMSPRPPAGNAVQFARGAARHPNDDVVVNPVIEEPEPQMSRTAAVVMLLMSTVLVAVCAEFLVDAIPSMLANGSPVSEAFIGLIILPIVGNAAEHVTAVSVATKNKMDLAIGVSVGSSIQIAIFVTPLVVIIGWCMEKDMSLYFTLFETICLFVTAFVVNFLVLDGRSNYLEGALLIAAYVIIALAAFFYPNTNQSSSLAGSEPN is encoded by the exons ATGC ACCGGATTAACTCGTGGGCGAAAGCTCACGCAACGGCTCGTGTTCCCTCCAACCCAGGTTCCTCTCAACGGGCGAGTCAGATCCCCGAGAAAACCTCTTGTCAGGATGGACAAGTGAATTCGCCCACTCCGGGCGCGCCCACAGCTCCCGATGAGTCCAACAACCCCCCCAAACCGGGCATGGGCCTGCGCATGCGCAATGGCTGCATCCGGTTCGGCAAGCATGCCAAGGACGCCCTCTTCCACAGCTGGGTCAATGTCCTGCTGCTCTTTGTGCCCGTGGGTATCGCGGTCAAGGCGGCCGGCCTGAACTCCGGCGTCGTCTTTGCGATGAACGCAGTGGCCATTATTCCGTTGGCCGGTCTGCTGAGCCACGCGACCGAGAGCGTCGCCAGTCGTCTGGGCGACACCATCGGTGCGCTCATCAACGTCACTTTCGGAAACGCCGTGGAATTgatcattttcatcattgCGCTGGTCAAGAACGAAATCCGTATCGTCCAGGCATCGCTACTAGGCTCTATCTTGGCCAACCTACTCCTGATTCTGGGCATGGCTTTCCTGCTGGGAGGTCTCCGCTTCCAGGAGCAGATCTACAACAGCACCGTCACCCAGATGAGTGCCTGTCTTCTCAGTTTGAGTGTGTGCAGTCTACTGCTCCCGACTGCTTTCCACGCATCGTGGTCGAACAGCAACGAGGCCGACACGGAGACGTTGAAGGTCAGCCGCGGCACTAGCGTGGTCCTTCTGCTGATGTACGTCCTGTACATCTTGTTCCAGCTGAAGTCGCACTCGTACCTGTACGCGAGTATCCCTCAGCAGATCATCGACGAGGAGTCGCACCCCGGTGTGCTGGCGGAATTCTTGAACAGCTCTTCCGATTCGTCGTCGAGCTCTAGTGATGAATCCGTCGATACGACCACCTCGTGGACGACGGCCAAACGAATCAAGAGGGCAATGAAATACCGCAAACACCGCAAATCAAGCACGAGTTCTGGCCAGTCGACCCAAAGAAAGACAATGGGCGACCGAACAGTGTCGACTGAAAACCAAAACTCCCCTGCTGGCAACTCCGTTGCCGACCCCAAAGATGATAACCGGTCTTTTGCAATTGATTTCGCCGATGATGGAACCTACGATGCTGATGACGGCGGTCGTCAGAACTCTGAGGTCCGTGCGCGCGACTTTGGACTGGCGCTGAGTCGCATTGCAAGCGCCAAAAGCGACGAGAAGACCAAGAGGCgcgagaggaagaagcgccggATGGAGCGGCGACATACAGAGAAACAGGGGGCGAAGCAGGCCCAGGCTGCGACCGTTCACGCTGAAATCGAGCCTCGTGGTATGACGGGATCCGCCACTGCTCCCAACCTGACTCAGGTCCAGTCTGAGCTCGACGTGGAGAACGTCGCGGCGGGCGTGCCCAAGAGAAAGTCCCCCTTCGGACCTATTCCATCGCTGTTGTCCAACACGGTCTTCAGCTCTCAGTCGCCGGGTAATTCCCCTCACATTGGGAACAACACAACGCGCCCGTCCCTTGCCCGGAGTAACTCATTACCTGCCCATATGAGCCCACGGCCACCAGCTGGCAATGCTGTTCAGTTTGCCCGTGGTGCTGCCCGACATCCGAACGATGATGTTGTGGTGAACCCAGTCATCGAGGAGCCAGAGCCTCAAATGTCCCGTACCGCAGCCGTCGTCATGCTTCTGATGTCCACTGTCCTTGTGGCAGTCTGTGCTGAGTTCCTGGTCGATGCCATTCCCTCCATGCTTGCCAACGGGTCTCCGGTCAGCGAGGCGTTCATTGGTCTAATTATCCTCCCCATTGTGGGCAATGCGGCCGAGCACGTCACGGCCGTCAGCGTGGCCACGAAAAACAAGATGGACCTGGCCATTGGTGTTTCGGTCGGCAGCAGCATTCAAATTG CTATCTTCGTCACTCCCCTGGTGGTAATAATCGGCTGGTGCATGGAAAAGGACATGTCCCTGTATTTCACCCTTTTCGAGACGATCTGTCTCTTCGTCACCGCATTCGTGGTCAACTTCCTCGTTTTGGACGGCCGTAGCAACTACCTGGAAGGCGCGCTATTGATCGCCGCATACGTGATTatcgccttggccgccttctTCTACCCCAACACCAACCAGTCCAGCAGCCTCGCCGGCTCGGAGCCCAACTAG